A DNA window from Helianthus annuus cultivar XRQ/B chromosome 15, HanXRQr2.0-SUNRISE, whole genome shotgun sequence contains the following coding sequences:
- the LOC110911982 gene encoding uncharacterized protein LOC110911982: MAKTKEKPGSSSSSSRGKGKEKEQPSKKRQYMGRVSESESEEEEQMELDPSEKPVWNSGSLDDQPDIWQPTLYNDCMNKLKNKAAAFICEREVDEPQLGQFGVYDKFRALGWEGALKCWDKDKSNLFMTEIQEWMATLKCHNFHRPSQMKLIGTVHGVPVEMSFDTLKKLGKYDSLPAREYMIPTLDDLLLKPEKHVTWNSMLADLFLPGRYGGVLYRKNLKIEAKLLHTICLLNVIPRRGDKEQVRFPEIPVLYSLMHGSPRFPIRYLIMHHLWICRNKYGRDIVPYCRIITGLMKQQKALTSEDRGLTKRHLPFTLDRLGNVWTYTSSERYHKLKSEGQRWRALKLGARELLPGEPDEPESDEELVPSGDDDYADEPPGGANVGFGAFHGGHGGTFYNYAQQPYEPGWAYSGSMQEVIESQRPPAAVFDTWSGSERSLFDQGTRNSASIERALKHSFDRQESWNRTFAYSQEVEMNNRYHDDQMRRMHADWHAGRPVVEDPQHVDYASLPPYDGSVSYATPQLHHSQWLDPRQQEGQQQQEGSSSGSFGFGEWNDMMSSIFGPPGPRYY; encoded by the coding sequence ATGGCAAAGACAAAGGAAAAGCCGGGGTCAAGTTCATCCTCATCAAGAGGCAAGGGCAAGGAGAAGGAGCAGCCATCAAAGAAGAGGCAATATATGGGTAGGGTAAGCGAGAGTGAAAGCGAAGAAGAGGAACAGATGGAGTTAGATCCAAGTGAAAAACCGGTGTGGAATTCGGGGTCATTGGATGACCAACCCGACATCTGGCAGCCAACCCTTTATAACGACTGCATGAACAAGTTAAAGAATAAAGCAGCCGCATTCATCTGTGAAAGAGAGGTTGATGAGCCTCAGTTGGGCCAGTTCGGAGTGTATGACAAGTTCCGTGCTTTGGGTTGGGAAGGAGCACTCAAGTGTTGGGATAAGGATAAGAGCAATTTGTTTATGACTGAAATTCAAGAGTGGATGGCAACACTTAAGTGTCACAACTTCCATAGGCCATCGCAAATGAAGTTGATTGGGACGGTACATGGGGTGCCAGTTGAAATGTCGTTCGATACGTTGAAGAAGTTGGGAAAATATGATAGTCTTCCGGCTAGGGAATACATGATTCCCACGCTTGATGACTTATTGCTCAAACCCGAGAAGCACGTGACATGGAACAGTATGTTGGCGGATTTGTTTTTGCCCGGTAGATATGGTGGCGTGTTATACCGGAAAAATCTGAAGATAGAAGCCAAGCTCTTGCATACGATCTGTTTACTTAATGTCATCCCAAGGAGAGGGGATAAAGAGCAGGTGAGGTTTCCAGAGATACCTGTTCTGTATTCATTGATGCATGGATCCCCACGCTTTCCAATCCGCTACCTGATTATGCACCATTTGTGGATATGCCGGAACAAATACGGGAGAGACATTGTCCCGTACTGTCGCATCATAACAGGTTTAATGAAACAGCAGAAGGCACTCACATCGGAAGACCGCGGCTTAACGAAAAGGCACCTGCCTTTTACTTTGGATAGGTTGGGAAATGTTTGGACATACACTTCGTCTGAACGTTATCACAAGCTGAAATCGGAGGGTCAACGGTGGAGGGCGTTGAAATTAGGGGCAAGGGAGTTGTTACCGGGagaaccggatgaacctgagAGCGATGAAGAGTTAGTTCCGAGTGGGGATGATGATTATGCAGACGAGCCACCGGGTGGTGCAAATGTTGGTTTTGGGGCTTTTCATGGTGGTCATGGTGGCACATTTTATAACTATGCGCAGCAACCATATGAGCCGGGGTGGGCTTATAGTGGTTCAATGCAGGAGGTGATCGAGAGCCAACGCCCACCGGCGGCTGTTTTTGATACTTGGTCGGGTTCAGAGAGGTCATTATTTGATCAAGGCACGCGGAATAGCGCTAGTATTGAGCGGGCGCTTAAGCATAGTTTTGACCGACAAGAATCGTGGAACCGTACATTTGCATATTCGCAGGAGGTGGAAATGAATAACCGATATCACGATGATCAGATGAGGCGGATGCATGCGGACTGGCATGCTGGGAGGCCGGTGGttgaggatccacaacatgtggattatgcctcATTGCCACCGTATGATGGCAGCGTTTCGTATGCGACCCCACAGCTCCACCATTCCCAGTGGCTCGATCCACGACAGCAAGAGGGACAACAACAACAAGAGGGAAGCAGTAGCGGCTCGTTCGGGTTTGGAGAATGGAACGATATGATGTCGTCCATCTTTGGGCCCCCAGGACCGCGTTATTATTGA
- the LOC110913923 gene encoding uncharacterized protein LOC110913923, producing MVYGKGCHLPMELAHRAHWAIKTVNADYDEAGKLRKLQLSEIEEIRDEAYECASAYKDKLKKVHDAKLRKKTFEVGQKVWLYNSRLKMFAGKIKSKWMGPYVIRRVGQFGDVDIQDEQTLKQQTVNGHRLKPYLEGNDINNLELDKAGYILRPVEEEQP from the coding sequence atggtgtatggtaagggttgtcaTTTGCCTATGGAGTTGGCGCATCGGGCGCATTGGGCGATCAAGACAGTTAATGCGGATTACGACGAGGCGGGTAAGTTGCGGAAATTACAATTGAGCGAGATAGAAGAAATTCGAGATGAGGCGTACGAATGCGCATCGGCTTATAAGGATAAGCTAAAGAAAGTACATGATGCGAAGTTACGCAAGAAAACGTTCGAAGTGGGTCAGAAGGTTTGGTTGTACAACTCACGGTTGAAAATGTTTGCGGGCAAGattaaaagtaaatggatgggtcCGTATGTTATTCGACGAGTTGGGCAATTTGGTGATGTGGACATCCAAGATGAGCAAAcgttgaaacaacaaacggtgaacggtcaccgcttGAAGCCGTACTTGGAAGGAAATGACATCAATAatttggagcttgacaaagcgggctacatcttacGCCCGGTCGAGGAGGAACAACCttaa